The following is a genomic window from Nicotiana tabacum cultivar K326 chromosome 3, ASM71507v2, whole genome shotgun sequence.
cctaaggtccgactaacataataaataggaaactgcttaccttgttcttctcggaccaggactccacttactgctatctccgatactaccaagtacaagtaaagttgttcGTACATCTTCGGGGTATGAAGCAGCGGCAGGCTCGATACGTACTGCTTTAGTTCTTCCAAGGCCTGttgacattccggggtccatgcaaaattgttcttcttcctAAACAGCAAGAAGAATCGGTGACTCCGATCTgaggaccttgaaatgaatctccccagggcggctatgcgcccggttagcctCTTTACGACCTTTATATTATCTACGACCTTGATATCCTCGATAGAtttgattttatcagggttgatctcgatcccccgattggacaccatgaagccaagaaacttgcccgagccaaccttGAATGCACTCTTTTCtcggttgagcttcatattgtacttcctcagtATATCGAAGGTTTCttacaaatgctttaaatggtcctctactcgcagaGATTTAACTAGAACGTCATCGATATAAATttccatagatttccctattttttcttcgaacattcgatttactaggcattgataagttgcaccaatattttttagtctgaatggcattacattataacagtaggtgccatacttcgtgatgaatgaagttttttcttggtcttccaggtttatttgtatttggttgtacccggaataggcatcaagaaaactAAGAGTCTCGTGGCCGATCGTGGCATCAATCATATGATCGATGTCAGGCAAAGGAAAAAAATCCTTGGGGTATGCCTTAtttaggtctttataatctacacacattctaagtttgtttcccttcttagggactaccacttcGTTTGCTAGACTTTCGGGatactttacttcccgaatggatcctattttgagaagtttggttacctcgtctttgatgaaggcatgtttaatctcggactggggccttcttacCTGGCAGAATTTAGGATCCAAGATCAACTTGTGAGTGGTAATTTCCGGCGGGATCACTGTCATATCGAGGTAGGACCAAACAAAGCAattcatgttagctataaggaaatgaataagttttttcatAAGCTTAGGGGTTAGCCCCGTGCCTAAGTATACCTTTCTAGATGATGTTCGGTCAGTGTGATTTGTTCCAGCTCTTTGACCCTGTTTATTTGGCGGCGTCAGAGTTATCGGGAACTACAAAATATCGAGGTATCCCATAGTCATCGTCCTCATCGGTATCCCGCTTTTCCGGTTGGTTCGAGGTTGGTGTTTGTGGTTGATATTTAGCCTCTTTCTTTCCCTTAGAGTTTGATCCCTTTGCTGAAGAAAGTGCTTACACCGATATTAATTCGTCAATTGCAAACATCTCCTTGGCAGCATGCTGTTccccgtacactgttttgacttctTTAGATGTCAAGAATTTCAGaacttggtgaagggtcgagggtacctcactcatgttatggatccaaggccttccgagcatggcgttgtacctcatgtctcccttgattacatggaactttgtttcttggatggtcccgaccaCGTTCACTGGCAAAAAAatctcacctttggtggtttcgctcgccatgttgaaacCGTTAAGTACTCGGTCTGcgggcacaatttgatcttgtaggctgAGTTGTTCTACAACCCTCGATCGAACAATGTTGACCGAGCTACTTGGATCAACCAAAATACGTTTaaattgaattttattcataaggacaaatattaccagtgcgtcattatgaggTTGTTCGATCCCTTCCGCATCTtcatcgttgaaagacaaggtttctTCTGGTAAGTAGTCCCATGTTCATTTTCCCTTGTGATTGTCACCTTGGTGTGCTTAAATATCGGTCCTTGAGGAATGTAGACCCCTCCAACGATCATGTAAATCACGTGCTGCGACTCTTCTTGCTCGATTTGCCTTTTTGAATCTCTatttttgaagtgattcttggcccgatcacttaagaattctcgaaggtggcaCTTATTGAACAATCGGGCTACTTCATCCTTTAGCTGTCTGGAATCTTCTGCTTTATgaccatgggtaccatgatacttgcatatttggtttggatttcTCTGGGCCAGATCGGTTTGTACAGGTcgaggccatctagtatctttgatacgTCCAATGGCCGATACTCTGGTAAAAACAtctatgttgaagttatattctgacaatCAAGGTGCTTCTTTGGAACCGACGTCCCTATtgaaaccacttttgctcattaGCCCTCGGGAGCTCTGTCCCCAATCATTCCTTCAATCATTCTGAACGGGGTTGCGTCCCGGCCTGTTATTTCTCTGATCTTCACTGTATGgctgatatcggtctctgttcgaccgtGGTTCTCGGTCGAGGTCCCTTTTAATTTTATCCACCGGCCTGTTAGGATAAATCGAACCGATTGGAACCCTCAGTTGATCATCCTTGACCCTAATCTCGACTGAGACCGATTATTGTAAGGCTCCGCAAAATTCTTCCTAAAACTCGgaatttcgtggtgccaagttagatttATGTGTTgtttcggactttttggattgaacagtatgCTACATAGTTAGAGGAAAGTGTTTTGCAGAAATATgtatttctgcggcccattatacGACCACATAATCACTCCGTGGGCTGCATTTTGGCTGCAGAGCAAGGCAGTCTTTTGGGCCAAATTTAAGGTTCATTTTCGCGAccaattatgcgactgcatagcCATTTTGCGGGTTGCACTTTGGCCACATAACCATTCTTGAACTTTTGTGAAGGGAGGTTctacggcgcattatgcgaccgcagaacagatctgcggaccgcatattggcTGCAGACCGAGGCAAAAAATTTAGGTCCCTGACGTCCACTTCGCGACCATTTTGCGTGCCACATAGCCATTATGCGGacgcatatgcaaccgcagatCCGTGTCGGGGCTCcaaatttcttaattttaaaCCCGATCCCATGTCGTTAAAACATATGCTAAGGCTCATTTTGAGCCTATTCCTGACGTTTTAGAGTGAGAGAAGGAGTCCTAGAGTGAGAGAGTGATCCTCAACCAATTATTCCTGAATTCTTGCATAAAAATCCTTGAAAATTGTCAAGTGAAGTTCACTAAGTCCTTAccttaaaggtaagaatctatgcgttatctcttaatttcaaaatttctACTAAAATGGTAATTAGCAAGATGGTTCATGGGCTTGAGGGTTGTTTGTTTTACATGCATGGGTGGTGAAAGAATGTAGGAAGAGTATgggctaaaaatgataaaagatgGGTTGTGGAATGATGGAATCTTACACAAAACGAGTCTTAAAACATAATgaacacatagtgtttgatataATGATTTAGTGAGCTAGAATTATACATCATtctcctaattttgggttcaattctGCTATATTGCAAAATAGAATGAAGTTGATAGTTTCGGAAACATCTTAAAGTTATAagagctcaattgaggtatgcaTGGCTAAatccccttcttcttagaatcgaacctcTGGTGTTCacgtaattggtgtaagtccctaaattgatcatactagaattgacTACCATAATGTGTTGTGCTGAAAGATTCATGTTCGATAATTGTTCTAAAtatttaccatgtcatcatgctatttgagaatgtgtttgaaatgtggaatatgtgttgaGAAAGGTCAAGAATTCATGTCAAGAATCGAATAAAGATTGCTATGCTAATTTATATGAAAAGCCTCCGTGTGATTAGGATTTTCTAAGCTTttcccttatgtgtgcaatgccttatATGATAGGCTTTATTGATGTTGATGATAGTGTTATTTGAATGTATAAAAAGGGAAACCTGGATTGTAAGATACGACCAAGAGCCAAGAACGACTTAATAAATGAGGCCACTCGTGCCATGCATTAAAATATGGGAAGGAAATGTGAATTGAGATGAACGATTGAAGGGATGATGTCTCAactgagatgacctagccgatcgggccgtgagcAGACACCATggcgcacacatggtggtaactgtGCTAGAAATgattgattgaaattgtgaatatggttgatgtctcaaatgagatgacctagccgatcgggttgagatcggactccgtgtaggAACACAGTGGTATTGAAAATTGTGGCACATGGCACTATGCTTAtcaacctaataatatggaaattgaaCCGAGAACTATGTAATCCTTACTtgatatttttcatatttgtttgaagctcttattgtacATCATAACTACTTCCTCTTTGTTTCATTGTTCATTCTATTAAGATTGGTgcttagctttacatactagtactattcgacagtactaacgtcccttttgtcggaggctttacatctttaaatggatgtaggtggttccatagcagacatAGTTGATTGCAGCTAGTGGTGCACCCTctttccagctgacttggtgagccccacatcATTTCGGGGTCCTATATCTTTTGTATCTCTTGTTTACCTTCTtatcatgttttgaggtatagccggggccttccTGCCGATACTTTTGTAGCactctcttttgtatctacttagaggctccatagacgttATGTGGGTGTTGAGAAGGTCAATGGATTATGTTATGTTTTGGATTCTTGTTCCACTAAATCGTAAggtgtatgtattttgaaacttaacaaTGATGTAACTAATGAAATGGATTAGTAATGTACTTATATGATCtcctattgtctaattaatgaaaacatGCCTTCACTTGATCGtaagtgagttgggtagaaagtgtctaacatgcttgctcttccgggttcactcggttaagcgccggtcgcgctccccgagctTGGGGCATGACAATTATGTACATCAGTCCAAGTGACAGCTGGATATTTGAccaaattctgcttcaactgttgtgaagctaCGAAACTCTGAGAGTTAAGACATTGAGTAAAAGCTTGAATAGCCTAATCATCGGTGACTAGTGGAAAATCCATTTGCTCCATTTGGAATTGAGAtacgaattctctgagcatttctttgtctttttgtcttaccttgaagaggtcctACTTTCTAGTAGTGACCTTAATGGCTCCAGTGtgtgtgtcatgacccaaaccgatgggatgcgacaggcacccggtaccttactcaactgagtaccaacataacgtatctttcatatcattctatcataggtaaatgaaccggagtaaagctgagggaatacaaacttatacatatgaagtacgagcctataagaccaaaatagccACTCATGTACTAAACATGGGCCGACAAGGCattacaatcttttacgtacatgacatctgtctacaagcctctaagaatacataactttcataaaggtcgggacagagttccgccataccaaacaatacgcgtctaaatcatactaactaaTCAAGCAACTCCGaaacaaatggagcgcaccaacatctttcgctgagctgatagcctacttggagggctctcagcCTGTCTATCGGTGCCTACAGGCATGAaaagcagtgtccccaggcaaaaagggatgTCAATATGAATAATGTACATAGTAGGTAagtaaataagtacataacaaacaTGGAAGAAGTTAGAGTAAataactcaacatgtaagtctggataactttataaatcatgaaatacttatagtgtcatgcatatgcgtatgaatatcatgtcgtgcataggtacatgtgttcataacatcatcaagcctctgagggcatcccatcatatcatctcggtcactatgggaaaatcatcaacgtataccagctgatcgggtggtggtacgtatataacgccataatctttcccatatgggcaccaccacctgatcagctggtatacattgatgatttgcctacagtggccgagatgatatgatgtgattccctcagaggcttaatgatattatgaacacatgtacttatgcacgacatgacattcatacgtatatgcatgacactataagtatttcatgatttatagagttatctagacttataggttgagttatttactctatacttcttccatgtctgttatgtacttatttatgtgccttatatactcgatatattattcgtactaacgtcccttttttcctggggacgctgcgttttatgcccgcataccccgatagacaggtcgagagccctccaagtaggctatcagctcagcaaaagaTGTTGGTTTGCTCTATTTGTTTCGGAATTGCTTGATTGGTTACTATGATTTAAAcgcgtattgtttggtatggcggtactctgtcccgacctttatgaaaattatgtattcatAGAGTCtttagacagatgtcatgtacgtaaaagattatatggctttgtcggcctatgttcagtacaCGAGTggctattttggtcttataggcctatactttatatgtataagtttgtattcccttaGGCTTTATTTTGGTTCATTTACCTataatagaatgatatgaaagatacgctatgttggtactcggttgagtaaggtaccgggtgcccgtcgcagcccatcggtttgggtcgtgacagtgtgcctttacaaaagaatctgcaagcatagcaaatgaatcaatagagttaggtagcaagttatggtaccatatcatagctcccttcgaTAGAGTTTCCCTGAACTTCTTCAGCAATACAGACTCaatctcgtcatcttccaagtcatttcccttAATGATGCATGTGTATGAGGTGACATGCTTGTTTGGATCTGTTGTCCTATTATATTTCGGGATCTCGGGCATACAAAATttcttggggattggcttcgAAGCCGCACTTGGGGGGAAAGTTTTTGGACAAACTTTTTGGAATCAAGTCTTTTCAACATCGGCGGTGCCCTCGGGATTTGGTTGACCCTGAAAttataagtttctactttctTATCGTTctcctcgatcttcttttcccctgtCTCGATTCACTtcgtcagttcctcgagcatttttaggATAGCAGGATTGGTCTTCGATCTCCTCCATTCGATCTCTTTGGCACCGATTCGGGTCTATGGGCAATTTCTTGTGATGGCTCGAGCTCGATCCTGCTTGGTGcacgattctgattttggagttgtaCTATTGCAGCTTGTTGAGTctgcaacatttcgaatatcatTCGAAGGATAATCCCGCCTTCTTCACCACCATGTGCATTCTGATCGGCTGTTCGAGCATCTCTGTGGATGCTATTTTCAGGATCGACGCCCAAATTCCCATTAACGACAATATGAGAGCTGACATCGATTGGATCTATGGCCGGAGCTCCATTGGGGTTGATTGGAGGCACTTTGTTTCCTGGGGCGGCTATGTTGTCGTTCTCGCCACGGAGACCCAGGCCGTCGTCTGTGTGTGTGGGTGCTATTTGAGCGTTTGACATGTTGTTCCttaaatcaaagacacttcaatgAACAAGCGTAAAATTACGTATGCCACAAAAAATATACcagacaatcactattatccttagccccacagttggcgccaaactatttacccttaaaatcggataacaattaaacttataagtggttttaaggatatgtgatttcacttggcataaactgataaatatgagaattaaTGCTAGGAATTAACagtaaaataaagcaaaccaatGTGATGAACAActatggccctcgagctggactgCCCTCGAACCAACTGAGTATGCTTATTGAAAAGTATGAACTTGAGTAATAGAGCTTGcaagagaaaatatgatatattgccTTATTATGCGTGAATGTATATTGTTTACAAAATGGTtaagaccctctttatatagtagaagaatcctatttatggtataattctaattatagaagtaaatcccatgatagGCTAAATAACCGATCCTGactcgatacgtgccgagatttccgccaCGATCCTCGCTCGATCACAAATATCTCGGCTTTCTGCTATTCGACGTGGCACACTtccttcgatcttgctcgatttCTTTCTCGCTTCGGTCTCGATCACGGTCGGCCTCGATCTTGATCGGCTATCGATCCATGAGCTTACCAATCCATCTCCGTACCATATTCCGATATAACCGGGGCCGGGCCTTCATCTTCCGTCCCGATTTCGGTTAGTGGTACAAAATTAGATAAGCCCGATTTTGACTGTATGCACACCTATTACAAGGTAAGGGACCTCGGAATGCAATGTTAAGTATCAAGAATTCCgtaaaattaatttatcaaacaTGTCCAAAAACTagtttgtaaaaataaaaataaaaacaagaaagcaAAAGTTGTAGTATTTGGAACCATGTGAAAAATAGTAGTCGTGTATCACATGGCGCACGCACTCCCACCTGCTGGCGTAGCTATTCCGTTTCCATAAGATGTGAACTGCTTGATATCTTTCTCCACAACTTTGTGGCTGTCATAGTTAGAAAAAAGGCAAATACACAATGTTGACACCTTCTATATTTAGAATATGATGCAGTATTTAAGTACTGGCACGTACTCTGGATAGAATATTACATTCCTATGGATTATCTAGCAATTGTAGGTGGATTACTACTTACTTGGACTTTTGTTCAAGGCATTTGTTGGCTAGCAACAAGCAACATATGTAACCAAAAACTTCCACCAGGACCAATTTCCCTACCATTGATTGGAAATTTGCATAACATTCTTGGTGATCAACCCCACCAGTCACTTGCTAGGCTTGCAGAAAAGTATGGTCCAATAATCAGCCTCAGAATGGGCCAAATAAGGACGGTGGTAATATCTTCATCAGCCGTGGCTAAACAAGTCCTTAAAAACCAAGATTTGGCCTTCTCCAGCAGAACAATCCCAGATGCACTCCATTCCCATAATCACTATCAGTTCTCTGTCGTATTTCTACCTGTTACTACTCGTTGGAGATCCCTGCGGAAAATCTTGAATTCTAATATTTTCTCAGGCAACAGGCTTGATGAATATCAGCATCTTAGGTACAAATTGCAAATTGGCTTAATTGGTTGAGTTAAAATTGGACGGTCAAATCAATAAAACAGCATGAACTAACCTGTCCAAAGTTTGCTCGAGTCAAAATAAGTTTAAACCAATATGACCCAACTTCCCATCCTTTTTTATATTgcttttttcaaaaagaaaatgttttcaaaataattttgctTGATTACATTATATTTGACCCGATATTTGAAGGATCAAGTCAAAAGACGGCCATAAACTTACTTGTGTTTAAACCTGGACAGCTTTGGCGGGTTGCTAACAAACTAGTTGATGTTGTCACTTCTAATTTCAGGTCCCAAAAGATCCAGGATTTTATTGCTTATTGCTGTCAGTGTAGCCAAACAGGGAAGGCAGTGAATATAGGCCAAGCTGCTTTTGAGACCTCTATGAATTTACTTTCGAGTACTATTTTTTCCAAGGATGTAGTGGACCCTTATGCAAATTCAGGCAAAGAATTTAAGGATGCTGTGTGGAAAATCATGGAAGAAGCTGGTAAGCCCAATTTGGCTGATTATTTCCCCGTGTTGAAATGGATTGATCCTCAAGGGATAAGGCGACGCATAGGCAAGCATTTTGATAATTTGCTTCAGCAGATTGAGGGATGGATTGATGAACGATTAGAGCAAAGGAGGAAATCGCCGAATAGTGGTAGCACTGATGTTCTTGATgttttgttaaatactagtcCAGAGGATCCACAGGCAATTGACAAAAATCAGATAGTACACTTGTGCCTGGTATTTTGGATTTCTTTATCTTCGTTATGTTCCTTATTTGTCAAATGCTGCTCTATTCGCCTTCACTAGATTCGTTTCGAACTTTTTCCTATAATCTGGTTTTGTTCTCAAACTACTGCTATCTGCTTTCGACCTTAACACATATTTCTGGATCTAATTTGCCCTCTGCTTTTGGCCAATTTGTGCATAGATTTACTTATCACAGTTACCATGTTAGGGGAAGagctatatatataaatacactACATTGGTTTACTACCTCAGATTAATAAAAAGCATACACACGGTTACGTGGACACATATACAACATGCATAGTACTTGCTACTGTAGAAACAGAAAGTCTATTTTGAAAAAGGTACACCACCAATTTGCACGAGTATATGTGACAATGGTCTATCCCATTGCAAGTGTAAATCTTCTAATTTACATTAGTTTTGACATCCCTTATTATGTTGCAGGATCTTTTCGTTGCAGGAACTGATACAAGTTCAAATACATTAGAATGGGCAATGGTAGAGGTCATGAGAAACCCAGATATTATGAGAAAGGCTAAAGCCGAGCTTGCACAAGTTATTGGCAAAGGCAAGGTAATAGAAGAGGCCGATATTGCTCGCCTCCCTTATCTGCAGTGCATAGTGAAAGAAACCCTGCGGATGCATCCACCAGTTCCCTTTTTGATGCGAAAGGTAGACCAAGACGTTGAGGCGTGTGGGTACTTTATTCCAGAAGGCTCCCAAGTGTTAGTGCACGTATGGTCAATGGGCCGCGACCCAACTATTTGGGAGAATCCTTTGGCATTTAACCCACAGAGATTTTGGGATGTGAAAATGGATGATTTTGAGCTCATTCCATTTGGTGCTGGTCGAAGAATTTGCCCAGGGTTACCTTTGGCAACCAGGATATTGTCTGTAATGTTGGGTTCATTGTTGAATTCATTTGATTGGAAAGCTGAAGGTGATATTGCACCAGAAGATTTGGATGTGGAAGAGAAGTTTGGCATTACACTAGCGAGATCAATTCCTTTACTAGCTGTCCCTATTCCGCTATAAATATTGGCTTCAAATTGGCCATTTAATAACATTATTAATGACAAGCCAACACCCAAAACTATAAATTCGGGTGTTTTAACTCAGTCACGAACATGTTAATGTATTAGTTTATGATTTGTGTATGCAATTTAATACCAGTACTATTATATAAGTAGCTGGAActgttatgataaaaatcaaaatatggtggatgtctactcttcctccatgatctttctctcaaatggttaatgacatattcaatgacatattttctatgttcaatgacatattccatgacatattttcttcacttttcatgcctatataaaggccttgtaatagataggaaaacacacacaatttaagaagaaaatctcttcctttctctctatctctatttcttgttcatgttttactaaattgtctttatttcttgttcatattttactaaattgcttttatttcataatacgttatcagcacgagtctctaactaattgtatatatatatctataattTTTTTTCTACATCTGGAAAGATTACAATTAGAAGCCATACATATCATCACATGGttaaatgtaaagagaaactacatatggtaagtaatgaaatgtaagaaggtatgattatcttatacttgtcattcctttaaaatcgcatatgcacacaacttcgtactacacctgtattgcataagcacatattaatattacatcttttatatcacatgaatggaataaaattttcgaagttctatatgtgaaaatcatagtagcagttaattgttgatatgatgcatgtcatggtaaccaaggatattttatataaattgtcttatgcatatttatgtgttaactatcttcaatctgtcctgccgctttaaacattttcttttacttggatgaatattttttttccttttggatttttacacttgcatatagtaccaaaaaaaggaataaaaaataaaataaaattggtcatactgattaaaagcataaatcatcttgaagaaaacaagaaatacttcacatctttatctaggttgattaattacttctttgaagtttggaaaacaaaccagctattgagaaaatatacttcataatttatggtcatatcatttgaaagcaaacaatgattagtatgactactacaagaggtatttttgagtatCCATAACCTACTTGATGTTTGCTACTGACTTACCATTTtcaagtattttatatgaatgatgcacaagctacaactggtaagttgttacctataatgtcacttttcaggtaatataaatgctgaatttatgtattagtactatatatgtgttgttacctatatgatatacttttgataaatttattcactaattgcttggttgaattgagtgaaggaaagtcatggcgttaaatcaaatccaataggtagggtataccccgaaaacaacaatatttttgagagagactcaataaatattatgacaatgattttatgatccttttaaactctaatagaatttagaagaaatattctgactacaaataattgtatttcatatagatgctacaaataattaataaagctttacgctgatttgagatttgtacacttatttaagaaagcaaatttgatttgctaagttgcaaattagttgtgtataactttcttagcatgtgattgaaattaagacttgagaatgaatctcaatattgtttagcctattatgccatTAATTGAGGATA
Proteins encoded in this region:
- the LOC107814597 gene encoding geraniol 8-hydroxylase-like translates to MDYLAIVGGLLLTWTFVQGICWLATSNICNQKLPPGPISLPLIGNLHNILGDQPHQSLARLAEKYGPIISLRMGQIRTVVISSSAVAKQVLKNQDLAFSSRTIPDALHSHNHYQFSVVFLPVTTRWRSLRKILNSNIFSGNRLDEYQHLRSQKIQDFIAYCCQCSQTGKAVNIGQAAFETSMNLLSSTIFSKDVVDPYANSGKEFKDAVWKIMEEAGKPNLADYFPVLKWIDPQGIRRRIGKHFDNLLQQIEGWIDERLEQRRKSPNSGSTDVLDVLLNTSPEDPQAIDKNQIVHLCLDLFVAGTDTSSNTLEWAMVEVMRNPDIMRKAKAELAQVIGKGKVIEEADIARLPYLQCIVKETLRMHPPVPFLMRKVDQDVEACGYFIPEGSQVLVHVWSMGRDPTIWENPLAFNPQRFWDVKMDDFELIPFGAGRRICPGLPLATRILSVMLGSLLNSFDWKAEGDIAPEDLDVEEKFGITLARSIPLLAVPIPL